A genomic stretch from Azotosporobacter soli includes:
- the glmS gene encoding glutamine--fructose-6-phosphate transaminase (isomerizing) encodes MCGIVGYIGPEQASPFLIEGLSKLEYRGYDSAGIAVFDGNEVHNKKSVGRLGILKKKLEQSPLEGHIGIGHTRWATHGRPSDVNSHPHTDCTGNFVVVHNGIIENYMHLKERLISKGHVFTSETDSEVVAHLVEEYYEGDFEAAVKKVLSEITGSYALVFMTKHEPEKLICTKQDNPLVIGLGQGENFIASDIPAIIQRTRKTYILSDGEMAVVTKDSVWVTNRQGVPVNKKVFEVNWDAEAAEKGGYEHFMSKEIYEQPKAIRETMSSRLATNNSKIIFDELKWNREEVAAIRKVVIVACGTAYHAGIVGKYYIESMARIPVEVDVASEFRYRQPLVDEHTLAIFVSQSGETLDTLAAMKEAKRLGAKTLAVTNVVGSSISREADNTILTWAGPEIAVASTKAYTTQLVSMAMLSIYIAGLKGTLSEERTHELIAGLRNLPGQVHEMLEDVEEIKTFAQQYGFNEDVFFIGRSLDYAVALEGSLKLKEISYIHAEAYAAGELKHGTLALIIEGVPVIALATQHDVYEKTLSNIKEVKARDAVVIGVAMQGDDEIKKYVDHTIFIPKVDKFLAPILAVIPLQLLAYYAAVTRGCDVDKPRNLAKSVTVE; translated from the coding sequence ATGTGTGGTATCGTTGGCTATATCGGGCCGGAGCAGGCCTCCCCATTTTTGATCGAAGGACTTTCCAAGCTGGAATATCGCGGCTATGATTCCGCAGGCATCGCGGTATTTGACGGCAATGAAGTGCACAACAAAAAGAGCGTAGGACGTCTCGGCATCCTGAAGAAGAAATTGGAACAAAGCCCGCTCGAAGGTCACATCGGCATCGGTCATACCCGCTGGGCGACGCATGGCCGTCCTTCCGACGTCAATTCGCACCCGCATACCGACTGCACCGGCAACTTCGTAGTCGTGCACAACGGGATCATCGAGAACTACATGCACCTCAAAGAAAGACTGATCAGCAAAGGCCATGTCTTTACCTCCGAAACCGACTCCGAAGTCGTGGCGCATCTGGTCGAAGAATACTACGAAGGCGACTTTGAAGCCGCGGTCAAAAAAGTACTCTCCGAAATCACCGGCTCGTATGCGCTGGTATTCATGACCAAGCACGAACCGGAAAAACTGATCTGCACGAAACAGGACAATCCGCTGGTCATCGGTCTCGGCCAAGGCGAAAACTTCATCGCGTCGGATATCCCGGCGATCATTCAACGCACCCGCAAGACCTACATCTTAAGCGACGGCGAAATGGCCGTCGTAACGAAGGATTCGGTCTGGGTCACGAACCGTCAGGGCGTGCCGGTCAACAAGAAAGTCTTTGAAGTGAACTGGGATGCCGAAGCTGCCGAAAAAGGCGGTTACGAGCATTTCATGAGCAAAGAGATTTACGAACAGCCGAAGGCGATCCGCGAAACGATGAGCAGCCGTCTGGCGACCAACAACAGCAAAATCATTTTCGACGAACTGAAATGGAACCGCGAAGAAGTGGCCGCGATCCGCAAAGTGGTTATCGTAGCTTGCGGCACCGCTTACCATGCAGGCATCGTCGGCAAATACTACATCGAAAGCATGGCCCGCATCCCGGTCGAAGTGGATGTGGCGTCCGAGTTCCGCTATCGTCAGCCGCTCGTTGACGAACACACGCTGGCGATCTTCGTCAGCCAGTCCGGCGAAACGCTCGACACGCTGGCTGCAATGAAAGAAGCGAAACGCCTCGGCGCGAAGACGCTGGCCGTGACCAACGTCGTCGGCTCGTCGATCTCGCGTGAAGCGGACAACACGATTCTGACCTGGGCAGGCCCGGAAATCGCGGTCGCTTCGACCAAAGCCTACACGACGCAGCTCGTCAGCATGGCGATGCTCTCGATCTACATCGCCGGTCTCAAAGGCACGCTGAGCGAAGAACGCACGCACGAACTGATCGCCGGTTTGCGCAATCTGCCGGGCCAAGTGCATGAAATGCTCGAAGACGTCGAAGAGATCAAGACGTTTGCACAGCAATACGGTTTCAACGAAGACGTGTTCTTCATCGGCCGCTCGCTCGACTACGCGGTGGCGCTGGAAGGCTCGCTGAAACTGAAAGAAATCTCCTACATCCATGCCGAAGCGTATGCCGCAGGCGAACTGAAGCACGGCACGCTGGCGCTGATCATCGAAGGCGTACCGGTCATCGCACTGGCGACGCAGCATGATGTATACGAAAAAACGCTGAGCAACATCAAGGAAGTGAAGGCGCGCGACGCGGTGGTTATCGGCGTTGCGATGCAAGGGGACGATGAAATCAAGAAGTATGTGGATCACACGATCTTCATTCCGAAGGTGGACAAGTTCCTTGCGCCGATCCTCGCAGTGATTCCGCTGCAACTGCTGGCTTATTATGCAGCAGTTACGCGTGGTTGCGATGTGGATAAGCCGAGAAATCTGGCGAAGAGTGTTACTGTAGAATAA
- a CDS encoding HIT family protein, producing MCLTCQLLRGEKEIPFGVVYENEFVFVHHCIDVAVPGYLILSPKRHVGGYEELTLEESAAVGAALQEMIFRLKRIAGVEKVYIANFAEETAHFHFHLFPRYGWMKEIQAAYVGDKLDGAKLFSLVRQTHKRSGIAEEANVRNVVAAIRKMQMYEEKESL from the coding sequence ATGTGTCTTACGTGTCAGTTGTTGCGGGGCGAAAAAGAGATTCCGTTTGGCGTGGTTTATGAGAACGAGTTTGTTTTTGTGCATCACTGCATCGACGTTGCGGTGCCGGGGTATTTGATTCTTTCACCGAAGCGGCATGTTGGCGGGTATGAGGAATTGACGTTGGAGGAATCGGCGGCAGTGGGGGCGGCTTTGCAGGAGATGATTTTTCGATTAAAGCGGATTGCTGGAGTGGAGAAAGTCTACATCGCAAATTTTGCTGAAGAAACGGCGCACTTTCATTTTCATTTGTTTCCGCGCTACGGTTGGATGAAAGAGATACAAGCGGCGTACGTGGGCGATAAACTGGATGGAGCGAAGCTGTTTAGCCTAGTTCGGCAGACGCATAAACGGAGCGGGATTGCAGAAGAGGCAAATGTACGTAATGTGGTTGCGGCGATCCGAAAAATGCAAATGTATGAAGAAAAAGAATCCCTTTAA
- a CDS encoding rhodanese-like domain-containing protein produces MRKAFLIAIVAIFAAVFTPQTSHAQPVEASFLSIADYLVARSNVTLLDVRSKNSRANSQQGIEGEVWIDPHSGDALNQFVGSADKSKPYVIFCSCVDDNYSVRAAQILTKNGFELVFVLRGGWDSLKSVGIEMIPLQ; encoded by the coding sequence ATGAGAAAAGCATTTTTGATCGCAATCGTTGCAATTTTTGCCGCCGTTTTCACACCCCAAACGAGCCATGCACAGCCGGTGGAGGCTTCTTTTTTGTCCATTGCTGACTATTTGGTCGCACGGAGTAATGTCACGTTGCTGGATGTGAGATCAAAGAATAGTCGCGCCAATAGCCAACAAGGCATAGAGGGTGAAGTTTGGATTGATCCGCACAGTGGCGATGCTCTCAATCAATTCGTTGGCTCGGCTGACAAAAGCAAACCGTATGTCATCTTTTGCTCTTGCGTCGATGACAATTACAGCGTCCGCGCAGCTCAAATCCTTACAAAGAATGGATTTGAGCTTGTTTTCGTTCTAAGGGGAGGCTGGGATTCACTCAAAAGCGTCGGTATAGAAATGATTCCACTACAATAA
- a CDS encoding GH25 family lysozyme, translating to MIDLFKVVIWSIIFAVVFFVANSLLIKTYGIEMNKYQLYENMESDSAIKKKIEIRGIDVSAYQNRIEWEKVRADNIHFAYIKATEGKTLKDDNFIKNWKGARAAGISVGAYHYFTFGSDGIDQAENFIKTVSNEVGNLPPAVDIEFEGNSTQIPAKEKLKKELKSYIQELEKFYKQKPILYVTYESYEKYIMGDFEEYPVWIRDTSKNPELKDGKKWALWQFSNSGKVLGINTLVDLNKFNGDEMKFEEKW from the coding sequence GTGATTGATTTATTTAAAGTAGTGATTTGGAGCATTATATTCGCTGTAGTATTTTTTGTTGCAAATAGTTTGCTGATAAAGACTTATGGTATAGAAATGAACAAGTATCAGTTGTATGAAAATATGGAGAGTGATTCTGCAATAAAGAAAAAAATAGAGATTAGAGGTATTGATGTTTCAGCTTATCAAAACAGAATTGAATGGGAAAAAGTAAGGGCTGATAATATTCATTTTGCTTATATAAAAGCGACAGAAGGAAAAACTTTAAAAGATGATAATTTTATTAAAAATTGGAAGGGCGCAAGGGCTGCTGGAATTAGCGTAGGTGCATATCATTATTTTACATTTGGCAGTGATGGAATTGATCAAGCTGAAAATTTTATAAAAACGGTTTCAAATGAAGTGGGGAATCTTCCACCAGCTGTAGATATTGAGTTTGAAGGGAATTCTACTCAAATACCAGCTAAAGAAAAATTAAAAAAAGAATTAAAGAGTTATATACAAGAGTTAGAGAAGTTTTATAAACAAAAACCGATCCTCTATGTGACCTATGAGTCATACGAAAAATATATTATGGGTGATTTTGAAGAATACCCTGTATGGATAAGAGATACTTCTAAAAACCCAGAGTTGAAAGACGGGAAAAAATGGGCTCTGTGGCAGTTTAGTAATTCTGGGAAAGTTTTAGGAATTAATACCTTAGTGGATCTAAATAAATTTAATGGAGATGAGATGAAGTTTGAAGAAAAATGGTGA
- a CDS encoding helix-turn-helix transcriptional regulator produces the protein MINIRVSELMGKKKLTQKALSDLTGIRPNTISALWYGTAKRLEIEHINQLCAALDCSPSDLLEYIPDQNKNEVDEF, from the coding sequence ATGATTAATATCCGTGTTTCTGAACTGATGGGCAAAAAGAAACTAACTCAGAAAGCTTTATCTGATCTCACCGGAATTCGCCCCAATACAATCTCCGCTTTATGGTACGGCACTGCCAAGAGGCTAGAAATCGAGCACATCAATCAACTCTGCGCCGCTCTCGACTGCTCCCCATCCGATCTATTGGAATATATTCCTGATCAAAATAAAAATGAGGTAGACGAATTTTAG